One Carassius carassius chromosome 20, fCarCar2.1, whole genome shotgun sequence DNA segment encodes these proteins:
- the arl14 gene encoding ADP-ribosylation factor-like protein 14 — protein MGHSGSRHKPEARILLLGLDGAGKSTLLYKLKYNEDFHTVSTVGFNVEMIETKKNRDKISLTVWDVGGQVKMRAHWRNFYQDTAGMVFVVDSSDINRLDEAKSVLEQTLKSEHLRRLPVVVLANKQDIVGAATVTEITEQFNLRKSCSDRDWFIQPCSALTGAGLVDGFRRMAQLVKMTPEDNNIKETVKYIRSKSVRSMKKVRMVTY, from the coding sequence ATGGGCCATTCAGGATCCAGACACAAACCTGAAGCCCGTATCCTCCTCTTAGGGCTCGACGGAGCTGGAAAATCAACACTTCTTTACAAACTGAAGTACAATGAGGACTTCCACACGGTTTCTACAGTTGGATTCAATGTTGAAATGATCGAAACGAAGAAGAACAGGGACAAAATCTCTCTGACCGTTTGGGACGTTGGAGGGCAGGTTAAGATGCGAGCGCACTGGAGGAATTTTTACCAGGACACAGCTGGAATGGTGTTCGTTGTGGACTCTTCTGATATTAATCGTCTGGATGAGGCCAAGAGTGTGCTGGAACAGACCTTAAAGAGTGAGCACCTCAGGAGACTCCCGGTGGTGGTCCTTGCCAACAAACAAGATATCGTTGGAGCTGCAACAGTAACAGAGATCACGGAGCAGTTTAACCTGAGAAAGAGTTGCAGTGATCGAGACTGGTTCATTCAGCCGTGTTCAGCGCTGACTGGAGCTGGTCTGGTGGACGGCTTCAGACGAATGGCACAACTAGTGAAAATGACACCGGAGGACAATAACATCAAAGAGACTGTGAAGTACATAAGATCAAAATCAGTTAGGTCAATGAAGAAAGTACGCATGGTAACTTATTGA
- the zp3b gene encoding zona pellucida sperm-binding protein 3b produces the protein MWLSSTLTWFTAVFLMTPLLTECVPRFFARSFQQRGPLASQKLLSSQYHTSIPQSPSKINDPVPHQREKTVSVYCHEEAIEIVMSADLFASGFPVYAEELFLGSPSPLDKASAASCGAVQTGKSQLTILAYFKDCGTKLHVTGDSVVYSNVIVYSPLPSPDGVLRQESAVIPVECHYQRRYSVDSAAVAPTWSPFVSTVSATDYLDFSLRLMNDDWQYERGSNVYFLGDTIHLQASVTLANHVPLLLFIDWCEATPTYGVAPSDIKYSFVENHGCLTDSRTLYSRSKFLQRSQGNKLNLQLEAFRFYKLTSNLVFITCYLKAIPTVFPLSSQNRACSSIDGRWQSADGGDEICNGCEPSKPVAADPRPIQPYHITLAPPVKQPYLAPKPKLADFYHARPGQSSEPFKSLIYSRQYASGVSKRGTDLNKDWSKIATLGPLFLIPKKETTTQSPGSIQTSPAEVLSTVTEEPGLLFNSTETSPATELEFKTDEESEGFLPLEKGLFLDSDLFVDEGSGFEP, from the exons ATGTGGCTGAGTAGCACATTAACGTGGTTTACTGCTGTCTTTCTTATGACGCCCCTGCTCACTGAATGTGTTCCTCGCTTTTTTGCTCGCTCTTTCCAGCAAAGAGGGCCTTTGGCGAGCCAGAAgctgttgagtagtcagtatcacACCTCGATTCCGCAAAGCCCGTCTAAGATAAACGACCCCGTACCACATCAGCGTGAGAAAACCGTGTCCGTGTACTGTCATGAAGAAGCGATAGAGATTGTGATGAGCGCAGACCTGTTTGCGTCGGGGTTTCCAGTCTATGCTGAGGAGCTGTTTCTGGGCTCCCCATCACCGCTTGACAAAGCGTCTGCAGCATCATGTGGAGCCGTGCAAACCGGGAAATCACAGTTGACAATACTTGCTTATTTCAAAGATTGTGGAACCAAACTACAT GTAACTGGAGACTCCGTAGTATATTCAAATGTCATTGTGTACTCCCCTCTACCATCTCCTGATGGTGTACTTCGCCAGGAAAGTGCAGTCATACCTGTTGAGTGCCATTACCAGAG GCGGTACAGTGTTGACAGTGCGGCAGTGGCACCCACTTGGAGCCCATTTGTTTCCACTGTTTCTGCCACAGATTATCTGGACTTCAGCCTCCGACTGATGAATG atgactgGCAGTATGAGAGGGGCTCGAATGTCTATTTCCTTGGGGATACGATACACCTTCAAGCATCGGTTACCTTGGCCAATCATGTCCCCCTCCTCCTGTTTATTGACTGGTGTGAGGCTACACCAACTTATGGCGTGGCTCCTAGTGACATCAAATATTCTTTTGTGGAAAATCATGG ATGTCTTACAGACAGTAGGACTTTGTATTCTCGCTCAAAGTTCTTGCAGAGGAGCCAAGGCAACAAATTAAACCTGCAACTGGAAGCCTTCAGATTCTACAAATTGACCAGCaacttg GTATTCATCACATGTTACCTAAAAGCTATCCCTACTGTGTTTCCTCTGAGCTCTCAGAATCGAGCATGTTCTTCTATTGATGGAAG GTGGCAGTCTGCGGATGGAGGTGATGAGATTTGTAATGGCTGTGAGCCATCCAAACCAGTTGCGGCAGATCCTCGACCAATCCAGCCTTACCACATCACACTAGCCCCTCCTGTCAAGCAGCCTTATTTGGCCCCAAAACCAAAATTGGCTGATTTCTATCATGCGAGACCTGGTCAGTCATCGGAACCCTTTAAATCTCTCATTTATTCAAGGCAATATGCCAGTGGTGTGTCGAAGAGAGGAACGGACTTGAACAAAG actGGAGCAAGATTGCCACATTAGGTCCTTTGTTTCTGATCCCAAAGAAAGAAACCACCACCCAATCACCTGGGTCCATACAGACCAGCCCAGCTGAGGTCTTATCAACCGTCACTGAGGAGCCAGGGCTCTTATTCAACTCAACCGAGACGAGTCCTGCGACTGAGCTAGAGTTTAAAACCGATGAAGAGAGTGAAGGTTTTCTTCCACTAGAGAAGGGCCTGTTCCTTGATTCTGATCTTTTCGTCGACGAGGGAAGCGGTTTTGAACCGTGA
- the gng5 gene encoding guanine nucleotide-binding protein G(I)/G(S)/G(O) subunit gamma-5 yields the protein MSGSSNIVAMKKVVQQLRFEANINRVKVSQAAAELQQFCIQNALQDPLLTGVSSSTNPFRTQKVCSFL from the exons ATGTCGGGCTCATCAAACATTGTTGCGATGAAGAAAGTCGTTCAGCAGCTGCGCTTCGAAGCAAACATCAACAGAGTAAAG GTTTCTCAGGCGGCTGCAGAGCTTCAACAGTTCTGTATTCAGAACGCCCTTCAGGATCCTCTGCTGACCGGCGTGTCTTCAAGCACCAACCCCTTCAGGACACAGAAGGTTTGCTCCTTCTTGTGA